A single genomic interval of Musa acuminata AAA Group cultivar baxijiao chromosome BXJ3-4, Cavendish_Baxijiao_AAA, whole genome shotgun sequence harbors:
- the LOC135637275 gene encoding uncharacterized protein LOC135637275: MMMLRSSSTPILGSLLSSSSSLHFSESPNNFHPHNSPNPNLHTLSCHFSPASDGLHDQSPSLGIRRSRSDGNLHSFLSDQSDDPNHHNHLLPPSLKCSSARRAHPALESIPSFSVRNPNTLPEEEEEEEEDDQANDGQGAVGGFGFASNDRKGGLKHPNPEVESPAPPPLFLARGLGIDRVGSGLLTAGGGDGGIGGGRSGKWDVLTGNGGEQSDVETYYKKMVEENPSNALFLRNYAQYLYQAKGDLKRAEEYYSRAILVDPGDGEILSQYAKLVWELHHDEERACSYFQQAVQAAPQDSHVLAAYAGFLWETEEEDGGGSQDFMVESARSGGLAPATA; this comes from the exons ATGATGATGCTAAGGAGTTCGTCGACACCAATTCTTGGctccctcctctcctcttcctcttcccttcaCTTCTCCGAGAGCCCCAACAACTTCCACCCCCACAACTCTCCCAACCCCAACCTTCACACCTTATCCTGCCACTTCTCCCCTGCCTCAGATGGCCTTCACGACCAGAGCCCGTCCCTCGGCATCCGGAGAAGCCGCTCCGACGGCAATCTCCACTCCTTCCTCTCCGACCAGTCTGACGACCCCAACCATCACAACCACCTCCTCCCCCCGTCCCTGAAGTGCTCCTCCGCTCGACGCGCCCATCCAGCTCTCGAGAGCATTCCTTCATTCTCCGTGCGCAATCCAAACACTCTgccagaagaggaggaggaggaggaggaagatgaccAAGCGAATGACGGGCAGGGCGCGGTTGGAGGATTTGGCTTCGCGAGCAACGATCGAAAAGGTGGGTTGAAACATCCGAATCCCGAGGTCGAAAGCCCCGCGCCACCACCTTTGTTCCTCGCGAGGGGGCTCGGGATCGACCGGGTCGGATCCGGGTTACTGACCGCGGGCGGTGGTGATGGTGGCATCGGCGGCGGCCGCAGTGGTAAGTGGGATGTTTTGACGGGCAACGGCGGAGAGCAGTCGGATGTGGAGACGTACTACAAGAAGATGGTGGAGGAGAACCCCAGCAATGCTCTGTTCCTGAGGAATTATGCGCAGTATCTCTACCAG GCCAAGGGAGATCTGAAAAGAGCGGAGGAGTATTATTCTCGTGCTATACTTGTGGATCCTGGTGATGGCGAAATCCTGTCACAGTATGCTAAGTTGGTGTGGGAGCTGCACCACGACGAAGAACGAGCTTGCAGCTACTTCCAACAGGCAGTTCAGGCAGCACCACAGGACAG CCATGTTCTTGCTGCGTATGCTGGGTTCCTGTGGGAAACAGAGGAGGAAGATGGTGGTGGATCGCAAGATTTCATGGTGGAATCAGCTCGTAGCGGAGGATTGGCTCCGGCGACAGCTTGA